CAAACGACCCTGGATCGCTTTTTTGGGCCTGAAGGCGCGTTTGCACTCGATATCCAGGCCAGGATCGATAGCCCTGCCAGCCAAGCGGTGTACAAGGTTCGCGGCGGCGAGGGTGCCCGCCCCGGCCCGAAGTTCACTCCAACCGAGGTGCGTGTCGGCGATGTGATTGAGGGCGACAACTGGACAATCAAAGTAGGTCCGACGCGCCATGTCCAGCCTGCTCTGAACTGCATCGCTTACCGTATCGAAACCGACCAAGGGACGATTGTCTACTCCGGTGACAACGGGGGCGTCTATGAGCCGTTCATTAAATTTGCGAAGGGTGCTGACGTGCTCATTCACATGAACCATTTTCTCTCTGGGACGGAGCTGACCCCTGAATATCGGGTCATGTCCGGTTCGCATTTAGACAATGCGGCGACGGCCAAACAGGCCGGAGTTGGCATGTTGGTTCTGACGCATCTGCAACCCGATCTGGACCGCTTGGGTGTAAGAGAGCGCATGGTCTCCGAAATTGCCGACATATACAACGGTCCAGTGATTGTTGGACAAGACCTGATGGAAATCCCGATGCGGGTTGGGGAGCAAAAGACAGCCGACTGACTACCGGAACGTCTGTCAAGTGCGTTAATTAGATCGCCGTTTGCGGGGTTCATTTCGTCGTCTCCAGCCCGGCAGAACTCAACCACAAGGACCTCCGCATCGTCAGGCTCCATAGTTGGCGCAGGTGACGGAACCGAAAGCCAACTCTCCGGCGCTGTCGTCGTAAGGCAATCGCTGATCTTGGCAAAATGGCGGTCAACGGCTTCGAAAACCGGTTTTCAGACCCTTTAGAAATCAGAACCCCTACTGCTTGCAATCGGGATGGAAGAACAACGGGCGTTCATTACCCGATGCTAGAAAGGAGCCCCCATGACATATGAAAACATCTTGAAAGACGCCGGACTAACCCGCGCGGAATTTACCGGCGGCGAATTGAAAGTACATACGCCCGTCGACGGATCAGAAATCGCAGCGCTTAAAGTCCATACGATTTCTGAAGCCGACGCACAGATCGCCGGTGCCAATAAAGCTTTCAAGGCTTGGCGCACAGTACCTGCGCCGCGGCGCGGTGAACTCATTCGGCTGCTTGGTGAGGAGTTACGCAAAGAGAAGGAAAACCTAGGTCGGCTGGTCACCCTGGAATGCGGAAAGATCTATCAGGAGGGCTTGGGCGAAGTTCAGGAAATGATCGATATTTGCGACTTCGCCGTTGGCTTGTCGCGCCAGCTTTACGGTCTCACTATTGCCTCCGAACGGCCGGGCCACGCTATGCGTGAAACCTGGCATCCCATGGGCGTGTGCGGCGTGATCACAGCGTTCAACTTCCCCGTTGCTCCCTGGTGCTGGAACGCGGCATTGGCCATTGTCTGCGGCGATCCGGTTATTTGGAAACCCTCGGAGAAGACACCGCTGACAGCTTTAGCCGTGCAAAAGATCTGCGAACGCGTCTGCCAGAAGTTCGGTGATGACGCACCCAGGGATCTCTTCCAAGTCCTCGTGGGTGAGCGCGAATTGGGTGAGCTGTTGACGGCATCGAAGGATGTGGCAATCGTTTCGGCAACGGGCTCGGTGCCAATGGGACGAGCTGTGGCCGGTGACATGGCTAAGAGGCTGGGACGTACGATCCTTGAACTTGGTGGAAACAATGCAATGATCGTGGCGCTTTCCGCCGATCTTGAAATGGCTGTTCGGGCAATCGTGTTTTCGGCCGTCGGTACCGCAGGACAGAGATGCACAACACTGCGGCGCCTGATCGTGCACAAAGACGTTTATGACCAACTCATTCCACGCCTGACGAAAGCCTATTCGACGCTGCCAATTGGTAGTCCGCTTGAAGAGGACACGCTTATCGGCCCGCTTATTGACGATCAGGCAATGTCAGCCATGGAGCAGGCAATCGAGCAGGCCAAATCGGAAGGTGGCACCGTTCATGGGGGCGGTCGTGCGCTGAACGACCAATTCCCCTCAGCAGCCTACGTGCATCCGGCCATTGCTGAGATGCCGGAGCAATCTCAAATCATGCATCTTGAGACCTTTGCACCGATTCTCTACGCGGTGAAATATTCAACAATTGAGGAGGCCATTGAGATTCATAACGCCGTACCGCAGGGACTGTCTTCTTGCATATTCTCAACAGATATCCGCGAAACCGAACTGTTCCTATCCGGAGTTGGCTCGGATTGCGGAATCGCCAATGTGAATATTGGACCCTCCGGCGCTGAAATAGGTGGTGCTTTTGGCGGCGAAAAGGATACCGGAGGCGGCCGCGAAAGCGGCTCAGATGCCTGGAAGGGCTACATGCGTCGACAGACCAACACGATCAACTACTCCACCGAACTGCCGCTTGCGCAGGGCATCGTGTTCGACATCTGAGCAGGAAGACCATTGGCACAAGATCAAGCAATCATGAAGAAAGGGAACCTCTGGCGCGCGACTATCAAACACGCGCTGGAAACTGAACCTTTGAACGAAGAAATCACCACGGATGTTGTTATCATCGGTGGTGGCTTCACCGGACTTTCAGCCGCACTTTACATCGCGCAGAAGCACTCAGACGTCTGCGTGCTCGAAGCCGAAACGATCGGCCATGGTGGCTCAGGTCGCAATGTTGGATATGTGAATGCGGGGCTATGGACACCCCCCGACGAGGTTGAAAAACTTGTCGGCAAGGAGTCCGGGCAAAAGCTCAACTCCCTCCTTGCTGACGGTCCAAATGTGGTGTTTGATCTCATCGAACGGCACCAGATTGAATGCAGCGCCACCAGACAAGCGACACTGCATTGTGCAGATACACAAAGCGGTAAACGCGACCTGGAGATGCGTCATAAGCAACTGAGTGCCCGCGGCGCACCCGTTGAATTGTTGAATCAAGAAGCTACCCAAGAGCGCACTGGCGCCAGGCATTTCGTGGCTTCGCTAATGGACCCCAGGGCAGGGACAATTCAGCCGCTTGCCTATGCTCAGGGCCTTGCCCGGGCGGCAGTCAATGCCGGTGCGCGGTTCTTCCAACACACCCAAGCTATCAGCCTTGAAAATCTTGGCGACACATGGGTCGTCAAAACAACCAACGGCTCAGTGCGAGCTCGGAAACTCATTCAAGCAACCAATGCCTATGGTACAGAAGGCCTACATGAAAATGATTTTGTACCGGTCTATTACTTCCAACTGGCAACCGAGCCGCTGAGCGAAGATCAGCGGGCTGAAGTTCTTCCGGGTTTAGAAGGATGCTGGGACACGGCAACCGTCATGTCGTCTTTTCGATTGGATGAAGACGGCCGATTATTGGTTGGCGCCGTGGGCAATCTTAACGGTCCCGGTGCTGCAATTCATAAGGCATGGGCGAGACGCAAACTAAAATCGCTCTATCCAAAGCTAGGTCACCTGAAGTTTGATCATGAATGGTGTGGTCGGATCGCAATGACGTCCGACCATCTGCCGAAGGTTGTCTCAATTGGTCCAGCAGCGATTTCTATTTTTGGCTATAGCGGTCGTGGCATCTCTCCAGGAACAGTTTTCGGTCGCTGTGCAGCCAAATGGGCCACAGAAAGTACCGAGGATGCATTTCCCATTCCGATAAAAGCGCCCAAGGCCGACCGGTTCAAACGCTTCAAATCAATTTTTTACGAAACAGGGGCCACGCTGACGCATCTGTTCAAAGCGTGGATTTGAGAATGGCGTTACATAGTGCAGGAAGGAAATGACAATCATGGAATGGGGAGACAATCGGCATCTAAATTTTTGATGCATGGTATCCGTGTGTCCCTGGTAATGTCAGGAACGCCTCGACATTTCGCTTTCCCGTGCGCTACGAGGAGCTGGAATCCTTCTTCCCGATCACAGGTCCGTCAAATATACCGTCAATAATCCTAGCTACGCCGCTATATTCGCACATGGTCGACATCGGATGAGGATGGAAAATTATTTGACATCAATTACTTGTGATAATTCCGGTCAATCGCGCGACATCCAGATCCACGTGTAACTGCCCTTCGAGCACAGCTCTCCGGGCGTAGCCGACCGCACCGATCTCTATTCGTTTAGCTCCTGAAGAGCGGGCCATGCTTCAAAAGGCAGCAGGCCATATGCCTTTAAGCAGGTACATCCCGGAACAGGCTTTGGGGTCTGCATCGGCACTTCGACGACGATACAGCCCCCGGCCTGTTGAAGACTAGGAAGCCCTACCGCGCATTTTGGCCGCGCTGAGTCAATCACATCCGCCCACACCAGCGCTCAGTATGCGCGCTCCCGTGCCTGAAACTTCTGATAGAGAAAACGCAAATTAGTGGCCCAGACCTGCAGGGCTAGACAAACAATCAGCAACCCGATGGTTGAGTAAAATGAGGCATATCCCGCTCTTAGAAAACGTCTACATAGTCGGCTAAAGCGGGTGGGCTATCCGGCACGCCATGGAGGTCGGTGTTTCAACTCAAGGTGCGGGGATCAAAAGGCGTTCGTGGTGCCTGAGCTCGGATCAGGTCGCTCTTGCGTTCCGCCATTGCAACAATTGCTGCATTGTGCGGCCCCGTTGTGGCCTGCGGAATGATCGAGCCGTCGATCACATGCAGCCCTTCCGTGCCGCGCACCACAAGAGCTGGATCGACCACGGCTTCGTCGTCGGAGCCCATCCGGCATGTCCCGACAGGATGGTGATGAGTAAAGGCGGCTTTCTGAAGAAAATCCAGCTTCTCCGCGCGTGTGTTGAGTTCAACACCCGGCAGAAACTCTTCCTTGCGCCAATCGGCAAAAGCCTGCGAATGCCCGATCGCGCGGGTTCGCTCCATCGCTTCTATGTAAATTTCGCGATCGTATTCTTCGGCCAGATAGTTTGGATCGATGTCAGGAGCCACCGTTGGATCGGCGGACCGAAGACGAATGGCGCCGCGGCTCCTGGGATGTGTGAAGCCGAACATCAGAGTATAGGCTTCCCCAAACGGTGGCGGATCAAAGGCATCGGTGGCAATGGGAACGACGACGCAGGCGGCCACCATCTCGGGCGCCAGTTTGTCATCGCCGTTTCGCGATGAATAAAGCAGCGACTCCGAGTGCTGGGTCTGTGTGAACGGAACCTCGTCTTTGGACAGATAGACATTTCCACCTGAAAGTAAGTGGTCCTGGAGATTCTGCCCGACACCAGGCAGGTCGACCCGTGTGGATATTCCCAGCTTGGCCAGTTCGTCCGCCGACCCGATGCCGGAACGCATCAGGATCGCCGGCGAATTGATGACACCGGCGCACAGAACGACCCCTTCCCGAGCCTCGATATGCACAGGCTTGCCGTCGACGATCAGATGAAGTCCCGAGCATCGCGTGCCGGTAAAGGCTAAACGGTCGACCAGACAACCGGTTCGAACCGTCAGATTCGCTCGTGAAAGCGCCGGTGTCAGATAGGCATCAGCAACGCTCTGGCGCTTACCGTCGACGATCACCAGGGTATTGAGGGTCGGCCCCGTCATCCGGGCGCCGTTGTGTTCGCGCGTCGGCACATGCCCCTGCTCTTCAGCAGCGGCCATGAAGCATCGCGTCAGGGGATGCGGATCGCTCGGAACCATCTGCCGGATCGGTCCCTGATCGCCGTGGTAGGGCGACGGTGCAAAGGGCGATGTTTCCGATGCGATGAAATAGGGCATCAGATCAGCATAACCCCAGCCCTCACAGCCAGCCGCAGCCCAGCCATCGAAATCGCTGGGATGGCCGCGCACATGCGCCATCGCATTGATGCAACTCGATCCGCCCACGACGAAACCCCTTGCCCAATCATGGATGCGATTGGCGGTGTGGCGCTGCGGCACCGTCTTGAAGGCCCAGTCGATGTCCGAGCCTTCCAGCATTGGCCACATGGCAGGCTCCGAGATTGCTGGTTCGTCGGCCTCACCACCCGCTTCAATCAGACAGACGGTTGCGTCTTCGTCCTCGCTCAGGCGCGCCGCCAGAACGCATCCGGCCGTGCCGGCGCCGACAATCAGATAGTCATACTGCATTCCGTGCTGGTCCTCGCGCGACACTATTTTCAATTCTCTTGCGGCCAGTCTGGCAACTCCGACGCGTGCCCAAGCTGCGCCCTTTCATTCGGCAGCCGTGGACGTGCCCGCGCTAAAGTCAGGTGACATGCGGTCGAAGATCACGGCGCGCACGGCCAGCAGATGCTGGCGCATGCACTCCTGTGCCAAGTCCGGATCTCGGGCAGCGATCGCCCGTGCGATCTTAAGATGCTCCGCATCCCGCTTGCGTCGCCGGTCCGGGCATGGCGGGGCACGATCCGGCAACCGAACCCGCGCATCACCGCCAACCTGGCGAAGAATCCTGTAAAGCTCGCGCGCTAGTGTGTTGCGTGTCGCACTTGCAATTTCAAGGTGAAAGGCCAAATCCGGTGCGCCGTAGGACTCTTCCTTCTGGCTGTTGGCCGCTTTGACAATCCGCTCCGCTTCGAGCGACGACGCCTTCAGCGCCGCCAGTCGCGCAAGCTGCGGTTCGATAATCAGACGCAGTTCAATCACATCGGTTGGATTGGCGAGGCGCACGAGGTTCTGGACCTGGGGATTTGTTTCGCGAAAATTGCGGCGTCCGACACGTGCCGGCGGAATCAGGTTGTCTTCTCTCATCTCCGCCAGAATGCGCCGCAGGCGCGAGCGGGTGATGCCGAACTCCTCGACCAATTCCCGTTCTGGCGGAAGCGTGCCGTCTTCGCTGGCCAGATCCGCGATCGTTTCCTTCAACTCTTCCGCAGAAAGCCTGGCTGACTTTCGGTCTTCAGTCATAACGTCCTTTGAATCTCCCTGGAAACCATTTGAAACATAATACGGTCGCGGACACTAGGCAACCGTATTGACATAATTGGTTGCACAATGGTTTGCTTTGTGAACAGACTTTTTGGGGGTGACGGGAATGGCCACGGGTTTCGACTATGTCATTGTTGGCGCGGGATCGGCCGGCTGCGTTCTCGCCGACCGGCTGAGTGCCGATCCGAGCTGTCGCGTCTTGCTGCTGGAAGCGGGAAACTGGGATCGTGACCCCCTGGTTCACATACCTCTGGGCTGGGGCATCATATTCAAGGAGCGCCGCCACGATTGGGGCTACGACTGCGAACCCGAGGATGCAGTCGACGGTCGTGCCATCGAATGTGTGCGTGGCAAGCTGGTCGGCGGCTGCTCGTCCACAAACGCAATGGCGTGGGTCCGCGGCAGCGCTCATGTCTACGACCGCTGGGCAGCGGAAGCTGGTTTGGAAAACTGGAGCAGCCAAGCCACCCTGCCCTACTTTAAGAGGCAGGAAAGTTGGGAAGACGGCGCGAACGGTTGGCGCGGCGGCGACGGTCCGGTAACCGTTCAACGATGCCACTACCAGGATCCCCTGGTGGAAGCTTTCGGCGAAGCCGGCCAAAGGGACTTCGGCTGGACGGACGACTACAACGGCGCCAATCGCGACGGATTTTCGCGACTTCAGATGTCTATCCGGAAGGGACTTCGCGCCAGCACGTCAAACGCCTACCTTCGGCCCGCCGCCAGCCGAAAGAACCTGACGATCAGAACCGGCGCGACTGTGCGTGAAATTCTCTTCCGGGGGGACAGGGCAACGGGTGTCGTTCTCATGAACGGGAGCGGCGGCGAAACAATTCATGCTGAACGCGAGGTGATTGTTTCGGCCGGCGTCATTAACACACCGAAATTGCTGAAGAATTCCGGAATCGGCGCAGAAGATGAACTGCATGGACACAACATCGATATTCGAAAGCCGCTGGCCGGCGTCGGCGCGAATCTGATGGATCATCCATCGATCATTGTGATGTATCACAGAGCCGGACAAGGACCGTTTCACCGGATGATGCGCTATGACCGTATCGTTCCTGACCTCGTGCGGACTTACCTTGGCGGAGAAGGGTTTTCAGGGGATGTAC
This portion of the Hoeflea prorocentri genome encodes:
- a CDS encoding MBL fold metallo-hydrolase — translated: MLLGSGTPAPSLTRMSSGYALEIGDDLIVFDHGGGVHQRFLEGGFRAKDVTHCFLTHYHYDHIMDLPRLVLTRWDHGGPDVPALNIYGPDPLQTTLDRFFGPEGAFALDIQARIDSPASQAVYKVRGGEGARPGPKFTPTEVRVGDVIEGDNWTIKVGPTRHVQPALNCIAYRIETDQGTIVYSGDNGGVYEPFIKFAKGADVLIHMNHFLSGTELTPEYRVMSGSHLDNAATAKQAGVGMLVLTHLQPDLDRLGVRERMVSEIADIYNGPVIVGQDLMEIPMRVGEQKTAD
- the amaB gene encoding L-piperidine-6-carboxylate dehydrogenase, with the protein product MTYENILKDAGLTRAEFTGGELKVHTPVDGSEIAALKVHTISEADAQIAGANKAFKAWRTVPAPRRGELIRLLGEELRKEKENLGRLVTLECGKIYQEGLGEVQEMIDICDFAVGLSRQLYGLTIASERPGHAMRETWHPMGVCGVITAFNFPVAPWCWNAALAIVCGDPVIWKPSEKTPLTALAVQKICERVCQKFGDDAPRDLFQVLVGERELGELLTASKDVAIVSATGSVPMGRAVAGDMAKRLGRTILELGGNNAMIVALSADLEMAVRAIVFSAVGTAGQRCTTLRRLIVHKDVYDQLIPRLTKAYSTLPIGSPLEEDTLIGPLIDDQAMSAMEQAIEQAKSEGGTVHGGGRALNDQFPSAAYVHPAIAEMPEQSQIMHLETFAPILYAVKYSTIEEAIEIHNAVPQGLSSCIFSTDIRETELFLSGVGSDCGIANVNIGPSGAEIGGAFGGEKDTGGGRESGSDAWKGYMRRQTNTINYSTELPLAQGIVFDI
- a CDS encoding GMC family oxidoreductase codes for the protein MATGFDYVIVGAGSAGCVLADRLSADPSCRVLLLEAGNWDRDPLVHIPLGWGIIFKERRHDWGYDCEPEDAVDGRAIECVRGKLVGGCSSTNAMAWVRGSAHVYDRWAAEAGLENWSSQATLPYFKRQESWEDGANGWRGGDGPVTVQRCHYQDPLVEAFGEAGQRDFGWTDDYNGANRDGFSRLQMSIRKGLRASTSNAYLRPAASRKNLTIRTGATVREILFRGDRATGVVLMNGSGGETIHAEREVIVSAGVINTPKLLKNSGIGAEDELHGHNIDIRKPLAGVGANLMDHPSIIVMYHRAGQGPFHRMMRYDRIVPDLVRTYLGGEGFSGDVPGGITAFLKSSKATDTPDIQILFTAAPLASWPYLAPFKKPFPDGFATRLVLTQPKSRGEVKLASSDPHGLPRIHQNFLDAEYDRRVLRESFDIARSLASSPEMKPFVKAEVAPGPDCISDEAIMDYTRKSLITVHHPCGTCRMGSAADERCVVGPDLKVHGFDGLRVVDASVFPEIPNGNINAAVIMVAERAADMILQGTEPTSPPLANHNSTINK
- a CDS encoding FadR/GntR family transcriptional regulator yields the protein MTEDRKSARLSAEELKETIADLASEDGTLPPERELVEEFGITRSRLRRILAEMREDNLIPPARVGRRNFRETNPQVQNLVRLANPTDVIELRLIIEPQLARLAALKASSLEAERIVKAANSQKEESYGAPDLAFHLEIASATRNTLARELYRILRQVGGDARVRLPDRAPPCPDRRRKRDAEHLKIARAIAARDPDLAQECMRQHLLAVRAVIFDRMSPDFSAGTSTAAE
- a CDS encoding GMC family oxidoreductase, producing MQYDYLIVGAGTAGCVLAARLSEDEDATVCLIEAGGEADEPAISEPAMWPMLEGSDIDWAFKTVPQRHTANRIHDWARGFVVGGSSCINAMAHVRGHPSDFDGWAAAGCEGWGYADLMPYFIASETSPFAPSPYHGDQGPIRQMVPSDPHPLTRCFMAAAEEQGHVPTREHNGARMTGPTLNTLVIVDGKRQSVADAYLTPALSRANLTVRTGCLVDRLAFTGTRCSGLHLIVDGKPVHIEAREGVVLCAGVINSPAILMRSGIGSADELAKLGISTRVDLPGVGQNLQDHLLSGGNVYLSKDEVPFTQTQHSESLLYSSRNGDDKLAPEMVAACVVVPIATDAFDPPPFGEAYTLMFGFTHPRSRGAIRLRSADPTVAPDIDPNYLAEEYDREIYIEAMERTRAIGHSQAFADWRKEEFLPGVELNTRAEKLDFLQKAAFTHHHPVGTCRMGSDDEAVVDPALVVRGTEGLHVIDGSIIPQATTGPHNAAIVAMAERKSDLIRAQAPRTPFDPRTLS
- a CDS encoding NAD(P)/FAD-dependent oxidoreductase; this translates as MAQDQAIMKKGNLWRATIKHALETEPLNEEITTDVVIIGGGFTGLSAALYIAQKHSDVCVLEAETIGHGGSGRNVGYVNAGLWTPPDEVEKLVGKESGQKLNSLLADGPNVVFDLIERHQIECSATRQATLHCADTQSGKRDLEMRHKQLSARGAPVELLNQEATQERTGARHFVASLMDPRAGTIQPLAYAQGLARAAVNAGARFFQHTQAISLENLGDTWVVKTTNGSVRARKLIQATNAYGTEGLHENDFVPVYYFQLATEPLSEDQRAEVLPGLEGCWDTATVMSSFRLDEDGRLLVGAVGNLNGPGAAIHKAWARRKLKSLYPKLGHLKFDHEWCGRIAMTSDHLPKVVSIGPAAISIFGYSGRGISPGTVFGRCAAKWATESTEDAFPIPIKAPKADRFKRFKSIFYETGATLTHLFKAWI